In Sphingobacterium sp. lm-10, one DNA window encodes the following:
- a CDS encoding agmatine deiminase family protein, translating to MTSHDSDTNWKQDFLTTPKDLGFTFPAEWEPQDALWLSWPHKEASWPGKIDQIYAPYCAFIKAVSAHQKVRINVENEDMRDFALKHLEVAGVPTEEIEFFFHATNDAWCRDHGPAFVIHRETGEKAVVDWGYNAWGGKYPPFDLDDVIPTRIANRFGHRLFTPSIVMEGGSVEFNGAGTVLTTTACLLNENRNPHLTKEQIERYLLEFYGQKQVLWLGDGIVGDDTDGHIDDITRFVNEDTVLTVVEDNPSDENYSLLQENLQALRAMRLPDGRPLNIVELPMPKPLIYEDQRLPASYANFYIGNNVVVVPTFQDENDEKALAIIRRYFPEREVVGIDSVDLIWGLGSFHCLSQQEPAAKVV from the coding sequence ATGACATCGCACGATTCTGACACGAACTGGAAACAAGATTTCTTAACGACGCCTAAAGATTTGGGCTTCACTTTCCCTGCCGAATGGGAACCGCAAGATGCACTTTGGCTAAGTTGGCCGCACAAAGAAGCTTCTTGGCCAGGTAAGATTGATCAAATCTATGCTCCCTATTGCGCTTTTATAAAAGCGGTAAGTGCGCATCAAAAAGTCCGGATCAATGTAGAAAACGAGGATATGCGCGATTTTGCGCTGAAGCATTTAGAGGTAGCTGGGGTGCCAACCGAAGAAATCGAATTCTTCTTTCATGCCACCAACGATGCTTGGTGCCGCGATCATGGCCCCGCATTTGTTATTCATCGAGAAACGGGTGAGAAAGCCGTTGTTGATTGGGGATACAATGCTTGGGGTGGCAAATATCCTCCTTTCGACCTGGATGATGTGATCCCGACACGAATAGCGAATCGCTTTGGTCACCGCCTGTTTACTCCATCCATTGTGATGGAAGGAGGTTCAGTAGAATTTAACGGAGCAGGTACAGTACTAACTACCACCGCTTGTTTGCTTAACGAAAACCGCAATCCGCATCTCACCAAAGAGCAAATAGAACGTTATTTGCTGGAATTTTATGGACAGAAGCAAGTATTGTGGTTGGGCGATGGTATTGTGGGTGATGACACCGATGGTCATATCGATGATATTACCCGTTTTGTTAATGAGGATACGGTGCTCACGGTAGTGGAAGATAATCCAAGCGATGAGAACTACAGTTTATTACAAGAGAATCTACAAGCGCTGCGCGCTATGCGCCTGCCTGATGGTAGACCATTGAATATTGTGGAATTACCGATGCCAAAGCCCTTGATCTATGAAGATCAACGCCTTCCAGCATCCTATGCTAATTTTTACATCGGGAATAATGTTGTCGTTGTCCCTACCTTCCAAGATGAAAATGACGAGAAGGCGCTAGCAATCATCCGCCGTTATTTCCCGGAACGGGAAGTGGTTGGTATTGACTCAGTAGATCTGATCTGGGGATTGGGCAGTTTCCACTGCTTGAGCCAGCAAGAACCTGCTGCCAAAGTAGTATAG
- a CDS encoding cupin domain-containing protein: MKQESTTALFPEGNKLSADWFTGEAFLFPLITQDKNNEFSAGSVTFKIGARTNWHTHPKGQVLIVTEGTGFYQEKGKQAQIIKRGDVVNISENVVHWHGASATTAMTHIAITNFLQDVQVTWLQRVTDEEFNHVNNNLK, encoded by the coding sequence ATGAAACAAGAAAGCACAACAGCACTTTTTCCGGAAGGAAATAAACTCTCTGCCGATTGGTTTACCGGAGAAGCCTTTCTATTTCCGCTAATAACGCAGGATAAGAACAATGAATTTTCTGCTGGAAGCGTCACTTTTAAAATCGGAGCACGAACAAATTGGCACACACATCCGAAGGGTCAAGTATTGATCGTGACAGAGGGGACTGGTTTTTACCAAGAAAAGGGAAAGCAAGCACAAATTATTAAAAGAGGAGATGTGGTGAATATCTCTGAGAACGTAGTGCATTGGCACGGCGCGTCGGCCACCACGGCCATGACACATATTGCCATCACCAATTTTCTGCAAGACGTGCAGGTAACGTGGTTGCAGCGCGTGACCGATGAAGAATTTAACCACGTAAATAACAACCTGAAATGA
- a CDS encoding GNAT family N-acetyltransferase, translating into MDEHKNKIEIINFSEVYKDAIKTLNYEWLEKFFKVEEGDKVSLSNPKKEIIDKGGFIFYAKLGSDIVGTAALLKKSKTIFELGKMAVSSAAQGYGIGTLLLEHAINVAKLEGANKLILYSNTKLETALRMYRKYGFEEMELEQGLYERADIKMGKTL; encoded by the coding sequence ATGGATGAGCATAAGAATAAGATAGAAATCATTAACTTTTCGGAAGTATATAAAGATGCCATCAAGACGTTGAACTACGAATGGTTGGAAAAATTCTTTAAAGTGGAAGAAGGGGATAAAGTGTCTCTATCTAATCCGAAGAAGGAAATAATCGACAAAGGGGGCTTTATTTTTTATGCAAAATTGGGGTCTGATATTGTTGGCACGGCGGCACTTCTAAAGAAAAGCAAAACTATATTTGAACTAGGGAAAATGGCGGTGAGTAGTGCAGCTCAAGGGTACGGAATTGGCACCCTATTACTCGAGCATGCCATTAATGTGGCTAAATTAGAAGGAGCCAATAAATTGATTCTTTACTCAAATACTAAGCTCGAAACAGCTTTGAGGATGTACCGAAAATACGGATTTGAAGAAATGGAGTTGGAACAAGGCCTGTATGAACGGGCAGATATAAAGATGGGAAAAACTTTGTGA
- a CDS encoding carbon-nitrogen hydrolase: MSKVQVGLVQMSCVRDKQENLEKAITKVREAAAKGAQIVCLQELFTSLYFCDVEDYDNFDLAESIPGPSTDALSAIAAELGVVIIASLFEKRTQGLYHNTTAVLDADGSYLGKYRKMHIPDDPAFYEKFYFTPGDLGYKIFPTKFGKIGILICWDQWYPEASRITALMGAEMLFYPTAIGWATDQDEETNKDQYNAWQTIQRSHAVANGVPVISVNRVGYEQDGAMKFWGGSFVTNAQGRLLYLASHDQEEVEVVEVNLQETDYFRKHWPFLRDRRIDSYSQITKRFIDED, from the coding sequence ATGAGTAAAGTACAGGTTGGCTTGGTTCAGATGTCGTGTGTACGCGACAAGCAGGAGAACTTAGAAAAAGCAATTACTAAAGTACGCGAAGCAGCGGCCAAGGGTGCACAGATTGTGTGCCTTCAGGAACTATTTACGTCCTTATATTTTTGTGACGTAGAGGATTATGACAATTTTGACTTAGCAGAATCCATACCTGGTCCATCGACAGATGCTTTATCGGCAATAGCAGCAGAATTGGGTGTGGTGATTATTGCTTCGCTTTTTGAAAAGCGAACACAAGGCTTGTATCATAACACTACTGCTGTTTTAGATGCAGATGGCTCTTACTTAGGCAAATACCGCAAAATGCACATCCCGGATGATCCTGCATTTTATGAAAAATTCTATTTTACCCCTGGCGATTTGGGCTACAAAATCTTTCCTACCAAGTTTGGAAAGATCGGAATCTTGATCTGTTGGGATCAATGGTACCCAGAAGCATCGCGTATTACCGCGTTGATGGGTGCCGAGATGCTGTTCTACCCTACTGCGATTGGCTGGGCGACCGATCAGGACGAGGAAACAAACAAGGACCAATACAATGCGTGGCAAACTATTCAACGCTCCCATGCAGTTGCAAATGGTGTACCCGTTATTTCTGTAAACCGTGTAGGTTACGAGCAAGATGGCGCCATGAAATTTTGGGGAGGAAGCTTTGTGACTAATGCTCAAGGACGCTTACTATACCTAGCCTCTCATGATCAAGAAGAAGTAGAGGTGGTAGAAGTGAATCTGCAAGAAACAGATTATTTCAGGAAGCATTGGCCATTCTTACGTGATCGTCGTATCGACTCATATAGCCAGATCACCAAAAGATTTATCGACGAGGATTAA
- a CDS encoding Gfo/Idh/MocA family oxidoreductase encodes MNKQGKIITGLLAYGMSGKVFHAPFLYGNDLFDLRAVVERTKKNAHVDYPGIISYDSVDDFLLDPQIELVIVNTPNDTHFEFAKRAIEYGKHVLIEKPFAPTLEEANELFALGEKYRKQVFAYHNRRFDSDFLSLKYVLDKKFVGQPIELHLRFDRYKTVIGPKVFKETKRPGAGVIYDLGSHLLDQALSLFGKPKSMTKIAGAYREASEVDDYGTIILSYVDGLNVFITTSLLAADPQAAFVLHGTQGSFIKQRADVQEAQLLAGVMPNDPIYGLEAPDVDGLLTVNLGDGELEKIVVPSERGQYSEVFRQVYESIRHAAPYYVTADQIRWQLEILSPAKRK; translated from the coding sequence TTGAATAAGCAAGGCAAAATAATAACAGGTCTTTTGGCGTATGGAATGTCCGGTAAGGTATTCCATGCGCCTTTTTTATATGGTAACGATTTGTTTGATCTGCGCGCAGTTGTGGAGAGAACGAAGAAAAATGCACATGTTGACTATCCTGGCATCATCAGTTACGATTCCGTAGACGACTTTTTGCTCGATCCGCAGATCGAACTCGTGATTGTCAACACACCCAATGATACGCATTTCGAATTTGCGAAGCGAGCCATTGAGTATGGGAAACATGTTTTAATTGAAAAACCGTTTGCCCCGACTCTTGAAGAGGCCAATGAGTTATTCGCTCTGGGAGAGAAATACCGTAAACAGGTATTTGCTTATCACAATAGGCGATTCGATTCCGACTTTCTTTCCCTAAAGTATGTGTTAGATAAGAAATTTGTTGGTCAGCCCATAGAACTACACCTTCGTTTCGATCGTTATAAGACAGTGATTGGACCCAAAGTGTTCAAAGAAACGAAGAGACCAGGAGCCGGCGTAATCTATGATTTAGGGTCGCACTTGTTGGATCAGGCGCTTTCTTTATTTGGTAAGCCGAAGTCGATGACTAAGATTGCCGGCGCTTATCGCGAAGCTTCGGAAGTAGACGATTATGGTACCATTATACTGAGTTATGTAGATGGGTTAAATGTGTTTATCACCACCAGTTTACTGGCTGCCGATCCGCAAGCTGCATTTGTACTGCACGGCACACAAGGCTCATTTATCAAGCAGCGTGCAGATGTGCAGGAAGCACAGCTTTTGGCTGGCGTGATGCCGAATGATCCGATTTATGGATTGGAAGCGCCAGATGTAGATGGTTTACTCACGGTAAACCTTGGAGATGGCGAGTTGGAAAAAATAGTCGTGCCGTCTGAAAGAGGACAGTACAGCGAGGTTTTTCGGCAGGTCTACGAAAGTATTCGCCATGCTGCTCCTTATTATGTAACAGCAGATCAGATTCGTTGGCAGTTGGAGATATTGTCTCCTGCAAAAAGAAAATAA
- a CDS encoding exopolyphosphatase: MRYAAIDIGSNAVRLLIADVIVKDQEVSFNKNTLLRVPLRLGDDAFIQHYISEPKFESMVKTMRSFRDLMDVYKVTDYMACATSAMRDAANGADVVKACEKVGVDIEIIDGSVEALIIYNSYLGAKLDKNRVYLFVDVGGGSTEISLFANGRLIDSKSFNLGTIRILDNQDRSETWEEMKLWLKELTKSHKVIYGIGTGGNINKLARLSSDKQDQPISYAKLKAMYLYLSSYSLKDRINVLGLKNDRADVIIPAAEIFLTVMKFGRLKNIVAPRVGLADGIIQTLIDRNREKL; the protein is encoded by the coding sequence ATGAGATACGCTGCCATCGATATTGGATCTAATGCCGTCAGGTTGCTGATTGCCGATGTCATTGTCAAAGATCAGGAGGTCTCTTTTAACAAAAATACCTTACTACGCGTGCCACTTCGTTTGGGAGATGATGCTTTTATTCAGCATTACATTTCTGAACCGAAGTTTGAAAGTATGGTTAAGACGATGCGTTCGTTTCGGGATTTGATGGATGTCTACAAAGTGACCGATTACATGGCATGTGCCACCTCAGCGATGCGCGATGCTGCGAATGGTGCAGATGTTGTAAAAGCATGTGAAAAGGTGGGCGTAGATATTGAGATTATTGATGGAAGTGTAGAAGCACTGATTATCTACAATAGTTACCTCGGAGCAAAGTTGGATAAAAACCGCGTATATTTGTTTGTGGACGTCGGTGGTGGTAGTACAGAGATTTCCTTATTTGCTAACGGCCGTTTGATTGATTCTAAATCGTTTAACTTGGGCACGATTCGTATCCTTGACAACCAGGATAGATCGGAAACGTGGGAAGAGATGAAACTTTGGTTAAAGGAATTGACCAAATCGCACAAAGTCATTTATGGCATCGGTACAGGAGGTAACATCAATAAACTGGCACGCCTCTCCAGCGACAAACAAGATCAGCCGATTTCGTATGCTAAATTGAAGGCGATGTACCTATATTTGAGCTCTTATTCGCTGAAAGATCGCATCAATGTGTTAGGCTTGAAAAATGATCGTGCAGACGTTATTATACCAGCAGCAGAGATTTTTTTGACCGTGATGAAGTTTGGGCGATTGAAAAATATCGTTGCGCCTAGAGTAGGTTTAGCAGATGGAATCATCCAGACGTTAATTGATAGGAATAGAGAAAAATTGTAG
- a CDS encoding helix-turn-helix domain-containing protein — protein MAAKIERPISEFNSELKLKGFNVWQLEADSQATRIYNRKDFYKICLTTGKSMVHYADRSFEHEGTILFFGNPHVPYSWETISTSYVGYTVLFSEDFFNALERSESLQHSPLFKIGGTPVIKIEEGTRDVLNTIFLRMIEEQTGDYIYKDDLIRNYINLIIHEALKIQPSIEFDQHKNAAGRLTSVFFELLERQFPIETRNRPLKLRMAQDYAIALNVHANYLNRAVKEITGRPTTLHITERIVAEAKALLLHTDWNISEIAYALGFEYPTYFNNFFKKATGNNPTFFREGVV, from the coding sequence ATGGCTGCAAAGATAGAACGTCCGATATCCGAATTCAATAGTGAACTAAAGTTGAAAGGCTTTAATGTTTGGCAATTGGAGGCCGACAGCCAGGCGACCCGAATATACAATCGTAAGGACTTTTATAAAATTTGCTTGACCACCGGGAAAAGCATGGTTCATTATGCAGATCGTAGTTTCGAGCACGAGGGGACGATTTTATTTTTCGGGAATCCACATGTACCTTATTCTTGGGAAACGATTTCTACCAGTTATGTCGGATACACGGTACTTTTCTCCGAAGACTTTTTTAATGCTTTGGAACGCAGCGAAAGCTTGCAACACTCCCCATTATTCAAGATAGGAGGGACACCTGTGATAAAGATTGAGGAAGGCACGCGAGATGTTTTGAATACGATCTTTCTTCGAATGATCGAAGAACAAACAGGTGATTATATTTACAAAGACGATCTGATTAGAAACTACATCAATCTAATTATCCATGAGGCTTTAAAAATACAGCCATCGATCGAATTTGATCAGCATAAGAACGCGGCTGGTCGTTTAACCTCGGTATTTTTTGAGCTATTGGAGAGGCAGTTTCCGATAGAAACCAGAAATAGACCTCTAAAGCTGAGGATGGCACAAGATTATGCTATAGCCCTGAATGTGCATGCCAACTATTTGAATCGTGCGGTAAAAGAAATTACGGGCAGACCGACTACCCTGCATATCACTGAACGCATTGTGGCAGAAGCTAAGGCGCTGCTCTTGCATACCGATTGGAATATTTCGGAAATTGCCTATGCACTGGGATTTGAGTACCCAACTTATTTCAACAATTTCTTTAAAAAGGCCACAGGAAATAATCCAACCTTTTTTCGAGAAGGCGTGGTTTGA
- a CDS encoding sugar O-acetyltransferase, producing the protein MKDIFQRLKGGELVHLNDPEFHQVDEIVNRTLALSPGLNASTNIDDARSKLSEILGYVLDNSTTIFTPFYTNFGRSITIGKHVFINHACSFLDMGGITLEDQVLIGPRVNLVTENHPLSPIERRGMLCQPILIKRNAWIGAGATVLPGVTIGENAIVAAGAVVSKDVPDNVVVGGVPAKILKQIGSNK; encoded by the coding sequence ATGAAAGATATCTTCCAACGGCTAAAAGGTGGCGAACTTGTCCATCTAAACGATCCGGAATTTCATCAGGTTGATGAAATCGTCAATCGTACACTAGCGCTTTCTCCGGGGCTCAACGCTTCGACGAATATCGATGATGCCAGAAGTAAGCTGAGTGAGATTCTTGGTTATGTATTAGACAATAGTACAACCATATTTACACCATTTTATACAAATTTTGGTCGATCTATTACGATCGGTAAGCATGTATTTATCAATCACGCCTGCTCTTTTTTAGATATGGGAGGAATTACGCTAGAAGATCAGGTACTCATTGGCCCCAGAGTAAATCTAGTTACAGAAAACCATCCCTTATCTCCGATAGAAAGGCGAGGTATGCTATGTCAGCCAATTCTGATTAAACGAAATGCATGGATCGGTGCCGGAGCAACGGTACTCCCCGGTGTTACCATCGGTGAAAATGCGATTGTGGCAGCAGGTGCCGTAGTGTCTAAGGATGTTCCCGATAATGTTGTCGTGGGCGGTGTTCCCGCAAAAATACTCAAACAGATAGGTAGTAATAAATAA
- a CDS encoding alpha/beta hydrolase: MRKLMIITAALLSFGSVAAQTKQTLKHTAEMNTIEEDHYTFALSDQVTREKISFKNRYGITLSGDLYLPKNAGNVKLAALAISGPFGAVKQQSSGLYANEMAARGFAVVAFDPSYTGESGGEPRNLASPEINTEDFSAAVDYLGLQSFVDRDKIGIIGICGFGGMGLNAVAVDKRVKAVATTSMYDMTRVMSKGYNDSMTLEQRTKMLVDLGVQRWDDAANGKPAEGSRNLPEKLIGDEPQFVVDYFNYYRTPRGFHPGSVNSNGAWLVTNPISFMNMPLLSYVKEISPRPILIIAGANAHSRYFSEDIYNMAAEPKELVIIPDAVHVDLYDKIEVIPFDKLDLFFKENLK, from the coding sequence ATGAGAAAACTAATGATCATAACCGCTGCTTTACTGTCATTTGGTTCGGTAGCAGCACAGACAAAACAGACCTTAAAACACACTGCTGAAATGAATACAATAGAAGAAGATCACTATACCTTCGCGTTGAGCGATCAGGTTACTCGAGAAAAAATCAGTTTCAAAAATCGTTATGGCATCACATTAAGTGGTGATTTATATTTACCCAAAAATGCGGGAAACGTTAAGTTGGCGGCGTTGGCCATTAGTGGGCCTTTTGGAGCGGTGAAACAGCAATCTTCCGGTCTATATGCCAATGAGATGGCAGCAAGAGGTTTTGCGGTTGTCGCATTCGATCCATCTTACACGGGTGAAAGCGGTGGTGAACCTAGAAATTTGGCTTCGCCCGAAATCAATACAGAAGATTTTAGTGCTGCGGTAGATTACCTCGGATTACAGTCTTTTGTAGACCGAGATAAAATCGGAATTATAGGTATTTGTGGTTTTGGTGGAATGGGGCTAAATGCGGTGGCTGTCGATAAGCGTGTAAAGGCTGTGGCAACCACGAGCATGTATGACATGACCAGAGTCATGTCGAAAGGTTATAATGACTCCATGACGCTCGAGCAACGTACGAAAATGCTAGTAGACTTGGGTGTGCAACGCTGGGACGATGCTGCCAATGGAAAGCCAGCGGAAGGATCTCGTAATCTGCCTGAAAAATTAATAGGGGATGAACCACAGTTCGTTGTTGATTATTTCAACTATTACCGTACACCTAGAGGATTTCATCCAGGATCAGTCAATTCAAATGGCGCATGGCTCGTGACCAACCCAATTTCGTTTATGAACATGCCATTGTTATCATATGTCAAAGAAATCTCTCCTCGACCTATTCTAATTATAGCGGGTGCAAATGCACATTCGCGCTATTTTAGCGAAGATATTTATAACATGGCGGCAGAGCCAAAAGAGCTTGTCATTATTCCAGATGCAGTACATGTTGATTTGTACGACAAGATTGAAGTGATACCTTTTGACAAACTAGACTTGTTTTTTAAGGAGAATCTGAAATAA
- a CDS encoding DUF3267 domain-containing protein produces MLSHHKEEHIIDVAEASRLGCSMTIPVLLIYVFPYFIIWKDSLSSAFFVDGYLDILHPMLYPVIGVAILILGILLHELLHGLPWSFFAKNGWSSIRFGILRPHFVPYCHCTEPLRIIHYVIGALTPLVTLGFAPVIYAWFTGNWLCLLFGTFFTLSAIGDIMIVYTMRKLKPDTWVLDHPSEPGFFIYRY; encoded by the coding sequence TTGCTATCACATCACAAAGAAGAGCATATCATTGACGTAGCGGAAGCCAGTCGCTTAGGTTGTTCGATGACGATTCCTGTGTTGTTGATTTATGTATTTCCTTATTTCATAATTTGGAAAGATTCTCTATCCAGCGCGTTTTTTGTAGATGGTTATCTAGATATTTTGCACCCGATGCTATATCCTGTGATCGGAGTTGCGATCTTGATTCTAGGCATCCTCCTCCATGAGCTCCTGCATGGTCTGCCTTGGTCTTTCTTTGCTAAAAATGGCTGGTCATCTATCCGTTTTGGTATACTTCGACCTCATTTTGTACCCTATTGCCACTGTACTGAACCGCTGCGCATTATTCATTATGTTATTGGCGCATTAACCCCACTCGTAACATTGGGATTTGCGCCAGTGATTTATGCTTGGTTTACCGGAAATTGGTTATGCCTATTATTTGGTACTTTCTTCACCTTATCGGCAATTGGAGACATCATGATTGTCTATACGATGCGCAAATTGAAACCTGATACATGGGTATTAGATCATCCTTCCGAACCAGGTTTTTTTATTTATAGATATTAA
- a CDS encoding phosphoenolpyruvate carboxylase encodes MKSLQKQAIFGNEVLVRFDLFKSLFLTLPFQRVKHTGTILPFFATHCQKGVEEKLPPEDIIDSFFGQYEQYVQEDDRIDFLFRIVQYIERQVVLFDAVEDSSFKALGKTDDTEGLDALFKSVQNNPELKKQIAKKLKDFSVRLVLTAHPTQFYPGPVLGIINDLIESLKADDIQNIHLLLQQLGKTPFLNKEKPTPVDEAASLAWYLENVFYKVASEIHLRVDAELDEADKSGKQLIELGFWPGGDRDGNPNVTWESTRKVASLLRTILFRCYYRDFRVVRRRITFQGVQEPLQRLQEIFYENSFNPKEDSADLTEEILTNLHAAREVIVEQHSGLFVDLVDDLIHKVNTFGCYFTTLDMRQDSSVLRATFDHLTEKYPSETGITGTDYQDSEEAKQAAITFTEGELDLEAAPDSLIEDTVNVIRLVKDIQRSGSERAAQRFIISNCQKASDILGLVQLFLWQGWTKEALHMDFVPLFETVDDLSHAAEVMQTLYTHPWYSEHLRSRGNKQTIMLGFSDSTKDGGYLMANWSIYKAKIELTAIAREHEVDLVFFDGRGGPPARGGGKTQRFYASMGREIENKHIQLTIQGQTISSQYGSLDTARYNIEQLMHAGIISELKQREGDTLTEQQKRVIDQLAQESHQKFLNLRHDPLFLKYLEALSPLKMLSSINISSRPVKRNSDRELRLEDLRAISFVTSWSQLKQNIPGFYGVGTALKWAEDNNLWSTVKNLYETSGMFSTIIDNCMMSMTKSNFDITSYVQHDEKFGEFWKGLYEEYSRTREYVLKLTGSEYLMQNYPVDRLSILEREKIILPLLTIQHYAIRMLNGGNISDEKKTVYEKLIARTVYGVVNAGRNLA; translated from the coding sequence ATGAAATCATTACAGAAACAAGCTATATTCGGAAATGAGGTGCTTGTGCGCTTTGATCTGTTTAAAAGTCTCTTTTTGACTTTGCCATTTCAGCGTGTAAAGCACACGGGTACTATCCTGCCATTCTTCGCAACACATTGCCAAAAAGGGGTAGAAGAGAAATTACCGCCAGAAGACATTATTGATAGCTTTTTCGGACAATACGAACAATATGTTCAAGAAGATGATCGAATTGACTTTTTATTTAGAATTGTGCAATATATCGAGCGTCAGGTGGTATTATTTGATGCGGTAGAAGATTCTTCTTTCAAGGCTTTAGGCAAAACAGATGATACAGAAGGGCTGGATGCGCTTTTCAAGTCTGTGCAAAATAATCCAGAGCTGAAAAAGCAGATAGCAAAGAAATTAAAAGATTTTTCGGTTCGTCTGGTGCTTACCGCGCATCCTACACAATTTTATCCTGGGCCGGTATTGGGTATTATTAATGACCTGATCGAATCGTTGAAAGCAGATGATATTCAGAACATACATTTGCTGTTGCAGCAATTGGGTAAAACACCGTTCTTAAATAAAGAAAAACCTACGCCAGTAGATGAAGCTGCTAGCTTAGCCTGGTATCTGGAAAACGTATTTTATAAGGTAGCTTCTGAAATACATTTAAGGGTAGATGCTGAGCTAGATGAGGCAGATAAAAGTGGAAAGCAATTGATTGAGCTTGGATTCTGGCCAGGAGGAGACCGTGACGGAAATCCAAATGTAACCTGGGAGAGTACCCGTAAGGTCGCTTCTTTATTGAGAACGATTTTATTCCGTTGCTATTACCGTGATTTCCGTGTGGTAAGACGTAGAATTACCTTCCAAGGTGTACAAGAACCATTGCAAAGATTGCAGGAGATTTTTTATGAGAACAGCTTTAATCCAAAAGAGGATTCGGCAGATCTGACAGAGGAAATTTTGACAAATTTGCATGCCGCACGTGAAGTGATCGTGGAACAGCATAGCGGATTATTTGTAGATTTAGTCGATGACTTAATTCATAAGGTAAATACTTTTGGATGCTATTTCACGACCTTAGATATGCGCCAGGATAGTTCAGTCTTGCGGGCTACCTTTGACCATTTGACGGAGAAATATCCGTCGGAAACAGGTATCACAGGTACTGATTATCAGGATTCAGAAGAAGCGAAGCAAGCCGCTATTACATTTACAGAGGGCGAATTGGATCTGGAGGCAGCGCCAGACTCTTTAATAGAGGATACGGTGAATGTCATCCGTTTGGTCAAAGATATTCAGCGTTCAGGAAGTGAGCGTGCTGCACAACGATTTATTATCAGTAACTGTCAGAAAGCGTCGGATATTTTAGGATTAGTGCAACTATTCCTGTGGCAAGGTTGGACCAAAGAAGCTTTGCACATGGACTTTGTGCCACTCTTTGAAACGGTAGACGATTTGTCGCATGCCGCGGAAGTGATGCAGACATTGTATACGCATCCTTGGTATTCCGAACATTTGCGCTCTCGTGGAAACAAGCAGACCATCATGTTAGGCTTCTCCGATAGTACTAAAGATGGTGGGTACCTGATGGCGAATTGGTCGATCTACAAAGCAAAGATCGAATTAACCGCCATTGCACGAGAGCACGAAGTGGATCTAGTTTTCTTTGATGGACGTGGTGGGCCACCGGCACGTGGCGGTGGCAAGACGCAGCGCTTCTATGCGAGTATGGGGCGTGAGATCGAAAACAAGCACATACAACTCACTATTCAAGGGCAAACAATCAGTAGTCAGTACGGCTCATTGGATACGGCCCGGTATAATATTGAACAATTGATGCATGCCGGTATCATCTCCGAACTGAAACAACGGGAAGGGGATACGCTGACGGAACAACAGAAACGGGTAATCGATCAGTTGGCACAAGAAAGTCATCAGAAATTCTTGAATCTTCGCCACGATCCGTTGTTCCTGAAATACTTAGAAGCACTGAGTCCGCTCAAAATGCTATCCTCTATCAACATCAGTAGCCGTCCGGTGAAACGCAACTCGGATCGTGAACTCCGTTTGGAAGATTTGCGTGCCATCAGTTTTGTGACCTCCTGGAGTCAATTAAAACAGAATATTCCGGGTTTCTATGGCGTTGGTACGGCACTAAAATGGGCAGAAGATAATAACTTGTGGTCTACCGTCAAAAACTTATACGAAACTTCCGGTATGTTTAGCACCATCATTGACAACTGTATGATGTCCATGACTAAGTCTAACTTCGACATCACTTCTTACGTGCAACATGATGAGAAGTTTGGGGAGTTTTGGAAGGGTTTATACGAAGAATACAGCCGTACCAGAGAATATGTATTAAAGCTCACTGGTTCAGAGTACCTGATGCAAAATTATCCGGTAGATCGCCTGTCCATCTTAGAACGGGAGAAAATCATTCTACCGCTATTGACCATACAACATTATGCCATTCGCATGCTGAATGGAGGTAATATTAGCGATGAAAAGAAGACGGTATACGAAAAACTCATCGCAAGAACGGTATACGGCGTAGTAAATGCAGGAAGAAATTTAGCTTAG